The Leadbettera azotonutricia ZAS-9 genome has a window encoding:
- the mraZ gene encoding division/cell wall cluster transcriptional repressor MraZ, translating to MELKTGTYESTLDDKGRVSVPARLRERYPGELVITWGFQPCAWIMTPEVWEKVSGKLMGSDAISEDEGHLLEYQHIVQAQVVELDKAGRIAIPATIRRYAKLTKDCLVISAENRLEIWDAEYFYTYLEENKPVMQEARKKMGSLRLFKLD from the coding sequence ATGGAACTTAAGACCGGCACATATGAAAGCACTCTCGATGACAAAGGCCGGGTAAGTGTGCCTGCCCGCCTTAGGGAAAGGTATCCCGGCGAACTGGTCATCACCTGGGGTTTCCAGCCCTGCGCGTGGATAATGACTCCCGAAGTGTGGGAGAAGGTTTCCGGTAAGCTCATGGGTTCCGACGCTATTTCCGAAGACGAGGGGCACCTCCTTGAGTATCAGCACATTGTTCAGGCCCAGGTGGTGGAATTGGACAAGGCCGGGCGCATAGCAATACCTGCGACCATCAGGCGCTACGCCAAGCTGACCAAGGATTGCCTGGTGATTAGCGCGGAAAACCGCCTTGAAATCTGGGATGCTGAATACTTCTACACCTATCTTGAGGAAAACAAGCCGGTGATGCAAGAAGCCAGGAAGAAGATGGGTTCTTTAAGGCTCTTTAAATTGGACTAG
- the rsmH gene encoding 16S rRNA (cytosine(1402)-N(4))-methyltransferase RsmH: protein MEAVHTPVLLEETVQYLGPRKDGELLVDASQGEGGHSLEFLSRFPELRVIGLDADPAIQEIARERLKGFGDRVQLYNCWSHAFFAEYPSELKRPDTILIDLGVSLFHYEKGGRGFSFRYDEPLDMRIDTSTGLSAGELVSRLSEKDLADLLYKNAEERYSRRIAKAIAEAKAGGAIASSAVLSEIVERAVPPAYRHGPVHPATKTFQALRIAVNGELSKLPDLLEGALRVLEPGGRLGVISFHSLEDRIVKNFFREKNKDCICPPEEPICRCGGQRVVTLLSRKGIPPREEEIRMNPPSRSARLRVAEKILDEV, encoded by the coding sequence ATGGAAGCGGTACACACTCCGGTTCTGCTGGAGGAGACAGTCCAGTATCTCGGCCCCAGGAAAGACGGGGAACTCCTGGTCGATGCCTCCCAGGGCGAAGGAGGCCACAGCCTCGAATTCCTTTCGCGCTTTCCGGAGCTTAGGGTCATCGGGCTGGACGCTGATCCTGCCATACAGGAGATAGCCAGGGAACGGCTCAAGGGTTTCGGGGACAGGGTGCAGCTTTACAATTGCTGGTCCCATGCCTTTTTTGCCGAGTACCCTTCGGAGCTCAAGAGGCCCGACACTATCCTGATAGACCTGGGGGTGAGCCTCTTCCATTACGAGAAGGGCGGCAGGGGCTTCAGTTTCCGTTACGACGAGCCTTTGGACATGAGAATTGATACATCCACGGGCCTGAGCGCCGGGGAGCTTGTTTCCAGGCTTTCTGAAAAGGATCTGGCAGACCTTTTGTACAAAAACGCCGAGGAGCGGTATTCGCGGCGTATAGCCAAAGCCATTGCCGAAGCCAAGGCTGGCGGGGCTATTGCGAGTTCTGCGGTGCTTTCCGAGATAGTGGAGAGGGCTGTTCCTCCGGCCTATAGGCATGGGCCGGTGCATCCTGCCACAAAGACCTTCCAGGCTCTGCGGATTGCGGTCAATGGAGAGCTTTCCAAGCTGCCCGATTTGCTTGAAGGCGCTTTGAGGGTCCTTGAGCCAGGCGGAAGGCTGGGGGTGATAAGCTTTCATTCTCTGGAAGACAGGATTGTGAAAAACTTTTTTAGGGAGAAGAACAAAGACTGTATCTGTCCCCCGGAAGAGCCGATATGTAGGTGTGGAGGGCAACGAGTGGTAACTCTTCTCTCCCGTAAGGGTATTCCTCCCAGGGAGGAAGAAATCCGCATGAATCCGCCGTCCAGGAGCGCGAGACTCAGGGTCGCAGAAAAAATTTTAGACGAGGTTTGA
- a CDS encoding cell division protein FtsL, with protein MKRYWLVYFIVLTIPLLLGLIAWQSSRYSDLEKEVRTLEAVQEDWVESNKRLIAGIAVLSSSERIENIAIHDLRLDKIEPEDVLQVRIARK; from the coding sequence ATGAAGCGGTATTGGCTTGTTTACTTTATTGTGCTCACTATCCCCCTTCTTCTGGGCTTGATCGCCTGGCAGTCTTCCCGGTATTCGGATCTGGAAAAGGAAGTCAGGACCCTTGAGGCAGTCCAGGAGGATTGGGTGGAGAGCAACAAGCGGCTGATTGCGGGGATAGCCGTTCTGTCTTCTTCCGAGAGGATAGAGAATATCGCCATTCACGATTTGAGGCTTGACAAAATTGAGCCTGAAGATGTCCTGCAAGTCAGGATAGCAAGGAAGTAG
- a CDS encoding UDP-N-acetylmuramoyl-tripeptide--D-alanyl-D-alanine ligase, with translation MDHLETFSELSQAIGARLFPEEIPAGGRTGFSSVVIDSRAAIEGSLFVSLVGASQDGHLYLEDAFKAGAAGAMVARSRLGFASLGIMRIAEKYCRTLVIVDDTLKGLQDAARSYLAKFPRLLKIGITGSSGKTTTKEIAAAIIGREKRVIMNSGNLNSETGLPLSVFQVREDHEVGIFEAGMNRRGEIAELASVLNPGIAIITNIGSAHIGILGSKRAIAEEKKNIFSQFKGNGIALIPSDDEYRDFLSDGVKGKVLYYGADSFTELRGIASLGLDGTEINWAGETSRFSLPGNFNLKNAFAAIAIAREVHISDEAIRKGLESVKPLFGRGEIIQGSTTVIRDCYNSNPESLEAAVEFCDSIDWPGRRVYVIGSMLELGETSEEAHRCIGKVLASSLAEKVFLYGSETETAAAVLASRAFPFFHTDRMEDLEGALENYLRPGDLVLLKGSRGCALEQLTDMLAGKAECCTAGGIHVS, from the coding sequence ATGGACCACCTTGAGACTTTTAGCGAATTGTCCCAGGCAATAGGAGCCCGTCTTTTCCCGGAAGAAATTCCGGCGGGAGGGAGGACAGGCTTCTCGTCGGTGGTTATCGATTCGCGGGCTGCGATTGAGGGATCGCTGTTTGTTTCCCTTGTCGGGGCCAGCCAGGACGGGCATCTTTACCTAGAGGATGCTTTTAAGGCCGGGGCGGCCGGGGCTATGGTGGCAAGGTCCAGGCTGGGCTTCGCATCCCTGGGCATTATGCGGATCGCTGAAAAATACTGCAGGACCCTGGTGATCGTGGATGATACGCTCAAGGGGCTTCAGGACGCTGCCCGTTCTTACCTTGCGAAATTCCCCAGGCTTCTTAAAATCGGCATTACCGGATCTTCGGGGAAAACCACCACCAAAGAAATTGCTGCTGCGATAATCGGCCGGGAAAAGAGGGTGATCATGAATAGCGGCAACCTCAATTCAGAGACGGGCCTTCCTTTGTCTGTTTTTCAGGTAAGAGAGGACCATGAAGTGGGGATTTTCGAAGCCGGCATGAACCGCAGGGGGGAGATTGCAGAACTCGCCAGTGTGCTTAATCCCGGCATTGCGATTATCACTAACATTGGTTCTGCCCATATCGGTATTCTCGGCAGCAAGAGGGCTATAGCTGAAGAGAAAAAAAATATTTTTTCACAATTCAAGGGCAATGGCATTGCCCTTATTCCTTCTGATGATGAATACCGTGATTTCCTCTCCGATGGAGTCAAAGGCAAAGTCCTTTACTACGGGGCTGACAGTTTTACTGAACTCCGGGGCATTGCAAGCCTTGGCCTTGACGGGACTGAAATCAATTGGGCGGGCGAAACATCCCGCTTCAGCCTGCCGGGAAATTTCAACTTGAAAAATGCCTTCGCGGCGATTGCCATTGCCCGTGAGGTTCATATAAGCGATGAAGCTATACGCAAGGGCCTCGAATCGGTAAAGCCCCTGTTCGGCAGGGGCGAAATAATCCAGGGTAGTACCACAGTAATACGGGATTGCTACAATTCAAACCCCGAAAGCCTCGAAGCTGCGGTGGAATTTTGCGACAGCATTGATTGGCCGGGGCGCAGGGTTTACGTTATTGGTTCCATGCTTGAGCTGGGGGAAACGTCAGAGGAAGCCCATCGTTGCATTGGGAAGGTTTTGGCTTCTTCGTTGGCGGAAAAAGTGTTTCTTTATGGTTCCGAAACAGAAACCGCAGCGGCAGTGTTGGCTTCCAGGGCATTTCCCTTTTTCCATACCGACAGGATGGAAGATCTTGAAGGGGCTCTGGAGAATTATCTGCGTCCGGGAGATTTGGTGCTTCTCAAAGGTTCAAGGGGCTGCGCCCTGGAACAGCTTACGGATATGCTTGCAGGAAAAGCTGAATGCTGCACCGCAGGGGGCATACATGTTTCTTGA
- the mraY gene encoding phospho-N-acetylmuramoyl-pentapeptide-transferase, with protein MFLEFIYPLVKFFTPLNVFQYLTFRSAYAALTTLLICFIFGPGIIEALKRLKVNQSIREDGPATHLKKSGTPTMGGIFIILSVIVSMVLWMDLGSAKVWLTLGAFGAFGLIGFIDDYLKVAKHNSDGLPAWAKLAGQFAIAIAVMIILYASGGDTALYIPFFKNAVIDLGVFWIPFGVILIVGESNAVNFSDGLDGLLAGLLILVFITLTILTYLSGRTDYSSYLGIPYIKEAGELTVFCLAAVGACIGFLWFNAHPADVFMGDVGSLSLGGVIAVISLIIKKEILILIIGGVFVLEIASVVIQVASYKLRKKRVFKMAPLHHHFELSGWAETKVVIRFWILGGLFAIIALSTLKIQ; from the coding sequence ATGTTTCTTGAATTTATCTACCCACTGGTGAAATTTTTCACCCCCCTGAATGTGTTTCAGTACCTCACCTTTAGAAGCGCTTATGCTGCCCTTACCACATTGCTCATATGCTTTATCTTCGGTCCCGGGATCATCGAGGCGTTGAAACGTCTTAAGGTAAACCAGTCTATCAGGGAAGACGGACCCGCGACTCACCTTAAAAAAAGCGGTACTCCTACCATGGGGGGTATTTTTATTATTCTTTCTGTCATTGTTTCCATGGTACTCTGGATGGATCTGGGAAGCGCAAAAGTTTGGCTTACCTTGGGCGCTTTTGGGGCTTTCGGCCTTATTGGTTTTATTGACGACTACCTGAAAGTTGCCAAACATAATTCTGACGGCCTTCCCGCATGGGCAAAACTTGCCGGCCAGTTTGCCATAGCAATAGCAGTAATGATAATACTCTATGCATCCGGCGGGGATACTGCCCTTTATATTCCTTTCTTCAAAAATGCCGTTATAGATTTGGGCGTGTTTTGGATACCCTTTGGGGTAATACTGATAGTTGGCGAATCAAACGCGGTGAATTTTTCTGATGGCCTTGACGGCCTATTGGCAGGATTACTGATACTTGTGTTTATTACCCTTACTATCCTTACGTATCTTTCGGGACGCACGGATTATTCCTCTTACCTGGGTATTCCTTATATAAAGGAAGCCGGAGAGCTTACAGTTTTCTGCCTTGCGGCTGTTGGGGCTTGCATAGGTTTTCTCTGGTTTAACGCCCACCCTGCCGATGTTTTTATGGGGGATGTGGGAAGCCTTTCCCTTGGCGGGGTGATTGCGGTTATTTCTCTTATCATTAAAAAAGAAATACTCATACTCATTATTGGCGGGGTTTTTGTCCTGGAGATCGCTTCGGTGGTCATACAGGTGGCTTCATATAAATTAAGGAAGAAGAGGGTGTTTAAAATGGCGCCCCTTCACCATCATTTTGAATTGTCCGGGTGGGCGGAGACCAAGGTGGTCATACGCTTCTGGATTTTAGGAGGGCTGTTTGCGATCATCGCGCTTTCAACGCTGAAGATCCAGTAA
- the ftsW gene encoding putative lipid II flippase FtsW: MSQFDTETRHLKQPADHILIASILLLTGLGLVTLHSSSYGFAERFKGDGLYFFSRQIVLAAAGLVLFFIASNMKLDLLRKMIGFLVLGTILLCILTFIPGVGVSKNGASRWIHFGSFTFQPSELVKLVLPLYLAHLFDKKGDDIDRFSKGILPPVMMTTLFVFLIYLQNNFSTAMFIVLNVLIIFYFAGVRFRYFFSAIVILAPISFLLIATKEHRFRRVMSFFFPEMDPLGAGYQVRSSVRSVSSGGFWGKGLGLGTRKIASVPEIHSDFIFSAYAEESGYLGILLFALLFAVFAFRGYSSAMGNEKTFPRLLGLGLVTMVITQTLLNITVVAGSLPATGVPLPFFSAGGSSLATTLIMAGLIVNISKTRNVPSFAGNTARTEV, encoded by the coding sequence ATGAGTCAATTCGACACAGAAACAAGACATTTGAAGCAGCCTGCGGATCATATCCTCATTGCCAGCATACTGCTCCTCACGGGGCTGGGGCTTGTGACCCTCCATTCGTCTTCCTATGGTTTTGCAGAACGCTTCAAGGGCGATGGCCTGTATTTTTTCTCCCGCCAGATTGTTCTTGCCGCCGCAGGGTTGGTGCTTTTCTTTATTGCTTCCAATATGAAACTGGATCTCTTGAGAAAGATGATAGGGTTTCTGGTACTGGGAACAATTCTGCTCTGCATACTTACCTTTATCCCGGGCGTTGGGGTTTCCAAGAACGGCGCTTCCAGGTGGATACACTTTGGTTCTTTTACCTTTCAGCCTTCGGAATTGGTTAAGCTTGTGCTGCCCCTTTATCTGGCCCATTTATTTGATAAAAAAGGCGACGATATTGACCGGTTCTCCAAGGGCATACTTCCCCCGGTGATGATGACAACGCTTTTCGTTTTCCTCATTTATCTGCAAAACAATTTTTCTACCGCTATGTTTATTGTGCTTAACGTGCTCATCATTTTTTATTTTGCAGGGGTCAGGTTCAGGTATTTCTTTTCCGCTATAGTCATTCTTGCTCCAATATCCTTCCTCCTTATTGCTACCAAGGAGCACAGGTTCAGGAGGGTGATGAGCTTCTTCTTCCCCGAAATGGATCCTTTGGGGGCAGGCTACCAGGTACGGTCTTCGGTACGCTCGGTGAGTTCCGGGGGTTTCTGGGGCAAGGGCCTGGGCCTGGGGACAAGAAAAATCGCATCGGTCCCTGAAATTCATTCGGACTTTATTTTTTCAGCCTATGCCGAGGAATCGGGGTACCTGGGAATACTGCTTTTTGCGCTCCTTTTTGCGGTTTTTGCGTTCCGGGGTTATTCTTCGGCTATGGGGAACGAAAAGACTTTTCCAAGGCTTTTGGGCCTGGGACTGGTGACTATGGTGATTACACAGACCCTGCTTAATATCACGGTAGTGGCTGGATCTTTGCCCGCCACAGGTGTTCCCCTGCCTTTCTTTTCCGCCGGGGGATCTTCGCTCGCGACAACACTGATCATGGCAGGGTTAATTGTAAATATTTCAAAAACCCGGAATGTTCCTTCTTTTGCGGGAAATACTGCAAGGACGGAGGTGTAA
- a CDS encoding cell division protein FtsQ/DivIB, whose amino-acid sequence MYTEEAAAQAAPSRLEKGLKWFILAACIAVGAELVWLLGITPFMPFSKVNVSAAEGLSRESLLAYAGVSSQSSFISLNARTSEKALRALPQIESAFVFKHFPDKLEIVLKGREAAAVAFASLKGKMVPVFFDSHGIIFRIGHEGKADASAELPVISGLVIEEPYPGMRLPAMFNSLFQQLDTLRIKTPELLAAVSEIKINRKSFDGFDLILYPIHKQIRVRLSELNQDLLRYTLLMADVLAAREPGINFIDFRSGMASYTLKEASSE is encoded by the coding sequence ATGTACACTGAAGAGGCGGCAGCCCAGGCAGCGCCTTCCCGGCTTGAGAAGGGCCTAAAATGGTTCATACTCGCTGCCTGCATTGCGGTAGGCGCGGAACTGGTTTGGCTTTTGGGGATTACGCCCTTTATGCCTTTCTCCAAGGTCAATGTAAGCGCAGCGGAGGGCCTCAGCAGGGAAAGCCTTCTCGCTTATGCCGGTGTAAGCAGTCAGTCGTCGTTTATCTCGTTAAATGCGCGGACATCTGAAAAAGCCCTCAGGGCCCTGCCGCAGATAGAAAGCGCGTTTGTGTTCAAGCATTTCCCTGACAAGCTCGAAATAGTCCTCAAAGGCCGCGAGGCCGCAGCCGTTGCCTTTGCAAGCCTTAAGGGAAAGATGGTTCCGGTGTTTTTCGATTCCCATGGGATAATTTTCAGAATTGGCCATGAAGGAAAAGCGGATGCTTCCGCTGAACTGCCTGTGATCTCGGGCCTCGTGATAGAAGAGCCTTATCCGGGTATGAGGCTTCCTGCCATGTTCAATTCTTTGTTCCAGCAATTGGATACCCTGCGCATCAAGACGCCTGAACTTTTGGCTGCTGTTTCTGAAATAAAAATCAACCGCAAGTCCTTTGACGGTTTTGATTTAATACTCTATCCTATACATAAACAGATAAGGGTTCGCCTTTCGGAATTGAACCAGGATCTGCTCCGCTACACCCTCCTCATGGCGGATGTGTTGGCAGCAAGGGAACCTGGGATTAATTTTATTGATTTTCGCTCGGGAATGGCGTCATATACCTTAAAGGAGGCTTCCTCTGAGTAA
- the ftsA gene encoding cell division protein FtsA, with the protein MIVGLDIGTTKVCAVIGERNEETGKLEITGVGVAPSTGLKKGVVVNIEATLKSISSAVEAAEMMSGREVKSCWAGIGGSHIDGVNSRGVVAVTGRNRETREIGKEDVDRVLEAARAVVIPMDRQILEVIPQNYIVDDQKGIKDPLDMIGVRLEAEVHIITCSVTGGQNLIKCVNRAGFKVNGLLLQSLAAGHAVLSEEEKDLGVALIDLGGGTTDVLVYLDGAPYSSITIPAGGAQVSSDISILKKIPFDYAEKIKTEVGCCWAPFLEENGDILIPGVGGRPPQPIPRMDILEVIQPRMEEIFKMVKEKLGKLPLNRPLGAGIVITGGGAELLGAAELASHIFRLPVRVGKPRLSGGLVEECRSPAFSTVVGLVLEGFDREGVTVSGPESHPREKSEPVVGKLIDWLKREFF; encoded by the coding sequence GTGATAGTCGGCCTGGACATAGGCACGACAAAAGTCTGCGCCGTAATTGGCGAGCGCAATGAAGAAACCGGAAAACTCGAAATAACCGGCGTCGGCGTTGCGCCTTCAACAGGGTTGAAAAAAGGCGTGGTGGTCAATATCGAAGCCACCCTCAAATCGATTTCATCTGCTGTCGAGGCTGCTGAAATGATGAGCGGCCGCGAGGTGAAATCCTGCTGGGCCGGCATAGGCGGAAGCCATATAGACGGCGTCAATTCCCGGGGCGTTGTGGCAGTTACAGGCCGCAACCGCGAGACCAGGGAAATTGGCAAAGAAGACGTGGACAGGGTTCTGGAAGCTGCCAGGGCTGTGGTAATCCCCATGGACAGGCAAATACTCGAAGTGATACCCCAAAATTATATTGTAGATGATCAGAAGGGCATAAAAGATCCCCTGGATATGATAGGCGTACGCCTTGAAGCCGAAGTGCATATTATCACCTGTTCTGTTACAGGGGGCCAAAATCTCATTAAGTGCGTTAACCGTGCTGGATTCAAGGTTAACGGGCTTTTGCTCCAGTCCCTTGCGGCAGGGCATGCAGTCCTTTCGGAAGAAGAAAAAGATTTGGGCGTAGCCCTCATAGATCTTGGAGGGGGTACTACCGATGTATTGGTTTACCTTGACGGTGCTCCCTATTCCAGCATTACTATTCCTGCCGGGGGCGCCCAGGTTTCGAGCGACATCTCCATACTGAAAAAGATTCCTTTTGATTATGCTGAAAAAATCAAAACCGAAGTGGGCTGCTGCTGGGCTCCTTTCCTTGAAGAAAACGGCGACATACTTATTCCCGGTGTCGGGGGCCGCCCACCCCAGCCTATACCCAGGATGGATATACTGGAAGTGATACAGCCCAGAATGGAAGAGATTTTCAAAATGGTAAAAGAAAAGCTCGGCAAGCTTCCCCTGAACAGGCCCCTGGGCGCAGGGATAGTGATTACCGGGGGAGGCGCCGAACTTTTAGGCGCGGCTGAATTAGCATCTCATATATTCCGCCTTCCTGTGCGGGTGGGCAAGCCCAGGCTTTCGGGAGGGCTTGTTGAAGAATGCCGGAGCCCTGCGTTTTCCACTGTTGTGGGCCTTGTTCTTGAAGGGTTTGACCGTGAAGGCGTTACTGTTTCGGGACCTGAAAGCCATCCCCGCGAAAAAAGCGAACCGGTGGTAGGAAAATTGATCGATTGGCTGAAAAGGGAATTTTTTTAA
- the ftsZ gene encoding cell division protein FtsZ: protein MNVEVLEEMEAQQRLDEQPVKIVVVGTGGGGGNAINGMIRRGIKGVKFIAVNTDSRDLVKNRADVKLQIGAKLTSGRGAGGKPEIGERAAIESEAEIRDVFKDANMVFVTAGMGGGTGTGSAPVIARIAKGLGALTVGVVTKPFDFEFEHRMNHAEEGILKLREAVDSLIVIPNQRLLNNTDRGISILDAFATADNVLFQGVQGISDIIIETGIINIDFADVEAVMKNQGDALMSIGYGAGENRVMDAISSAMDNPLLEETQIKGAKKMLVNVAGNRNLSMVEYNEIIGHITKDIDPKAEVFTGLYIDDSMEDRIRVTVIAAGFGKSSDKPEAAVSEMDNEPKGETVSPEEYERFSGQGSVEPSIPYRGVGVLPYRDSKYADDDLDIPPIIRYHDFTKTAAN from the coding sequence ATGAACGTTGAAGTACTCGAAGAAATGGAAGCCCAGCAAAGGTTGGACGAACAGCCGGTAAAAATTGTAGTGGTGGGCACAGGCGGCGGCGGCGGAAATGCGATAAACGGCATGATACGCCGGGGCATTAAGGGTGTTAAGTTCATTGCTGTCAATACTGATAGCAGGGATCTTGTCAAGAACAGAGCGGACGTCAAACTCCAGATAGGCGCCAAGCTTACTTCGGGCAGGGGTGCGGGCGGAAAGCCTGAAATTGGGGAAAGAGCAGCCATCGAAAGCGAAGCCGAGATCCGCGACGTTTTTAAAGACGCCAATATGGTGTTTGTTACTGCGGGAATGGGCGGCGGTACCGGTACCGGTTCTGCCCCGGTTATTGCCCGCATCGCCAAAGGTCTGGGTGCCCTTACCGTTGGCGTAGTTACCAAACCTTTTGATTTTGAATTCGAGCACCGTATGAACCATGCAGAAGAGGGGATACTCAAACTCAGGGAAGCGGTGGATTCCCTCATTGTAATACCCAATCAAAGGCTATTGAATAATACTGACAGGGGCATTTCGATTCTCGACGCCTTTGCTACAGCTGACAATGTGCTTTTCCAGGGTGTGCAGGGTATTTCTGATATCATCATCGAAACCGGGATTATCAATATAGACTTTGCAGATGTAGAGGCGGTAATGAAAAATCAGGGCGACGCCCTTATGTCCATTGGGTACGGCGCGGGGGAGAACCGCGTTATGGACGCAATTTCGAGCGCCATGGACAATCCCCTTCTTGAAGAGACCCAGATTAAAGGTGCCAAGAAAATGCTCGTCAATGTCGCCGGAAACAGGAATCTTTCCATGGTGGAGTACAACGAAATAATTGGGCATATCACCAAAGATATTGATCCAAAAGCCGAAGTTTTTACCGGCCTTTATATCGATGACTCGATGGAAGACAGGATCAGGGTTACGGTTATTGCTGCAGGTTTTGGAAAATCATCTGATAAACCCGAGGCAGCAGTGTCCGAGATGGATAATGAACCCAAGGGGGAAACTGTAAGCCCGGAAGAATATGAAAGGTTTAGCGGCCAGGGCTCTGTTGAACCCAGCATACCATATCGCGGCGTCGGGGTCCTTCCTTATAGGGATTCGAAGTACGCAGATGACGACCTTGATATTCCCCCTATCATCCGCTATCACGATTTTACCAAGACAGCGGCAAATTAA
- a CDS encoding tyrosine-type recombinase/integrase: MDKHALLESYYSRLIALERRAPLTAETYRFEIRRFLDWAEKEKLSVEDAESAMGKPLEFPDVNRYLDHRRADDGIDSRSVAKAISALRSFFRFLVDERIRNDNCISLLELPHKKMRLPAVLKKGEADKLLSLIDISTPLGLRNRALYGLIYSAGLRISEAVSLNIQDLVLAEGLARVRGKGDKERLVVYGPDSIMWLRRYIEEVRPLLLKQRHSSALFVSARGKRLSRKGIWKNYVALAEQAGISTKLHTLRHTFATELLSGGADLRSVQELLGHADLSTTQIYTHVDVSLLRESHRRFLPKLKELGHEN, from the coding sequence ATGGATAAGCATGCCCTGCTGGAAAGCTACTATTCCCGGCTCATTGCCCTTGAACGCCGGGCCCCTCTCACCGCCGAAACCTATCGTTTCGAGATACGCCGTTTCCTCGACTGGGCGGAGAAAGAGAAGCTTTCGGTAGAGGATGCTGAATCCGCCATGGGAAAACCTTTGGAGTTTCCCGATGTAAACCGTTATCTGGATCACCGCCGCGCGGACGACGGCATAGATTCAAGATCGGTGGCAAAGGCAATTTCGGCACTGCGTTCTTTTTTTCGCTTCCTTGTGGATGAGAGAATCAGGAACGACAACTGCATTTCCCTTTTGGAGCTTCCCCACAAGAAAATGCGGCTTCCGGCGGTGCTGAAGAAGGGCGAAGCGGACAAGCTTCTGAGCCTTATTGACATCAGTACCCCCCTGGGTTTGCGGAACAGGGCGCTCTATGGACTCATCTATTCCGCAGGGCTTCGAATTTCTGAAGCGGTTTCCCTTAATATCCAGGATCTTGTTCTTGCCGAAGGGCTTGCACGGGTAAGGGGCAAAGGCGATAAAGAAAGGCTCGTGGTATATGGCCCGGATTCAATAATGTGGCTCAGGCGTTATATTGAAGAAGTAAGGCCGCTGCTTTTAAAACAGCGCCACAGCTCCGCGCTTTTTGTAAGCGCCAGGGGAAAGAGGCTTTCGCGGAAAGGAATCTGGAAAAATTATGTTGCCCTGGCTGAGCAGGCAGGGATCAGCACCAAGCTCCATACCCTAAGGCACACTTTTGCTACTGAACTTCTCTCCGGCGGCGCCGATCTCCGCTCGGTGCAGGAACTCCTGGGCCATGCTGATTTATCCACCACCCAGATCTATACCCATGTGGACGTTTCCCTCCTCAGGGAAAGCCACCGCCGATTTCTTCCTAAACTAAAGGAATTGGGACATGAAAATTAA
- the dprA gene encoding DNA-processing protein DprA, translating into MANRGLLDFIIGRIPGLKGEDAKKLSLEFDCERDLTLLSQRDLEARLGHKLGHAAWTMADICTMAGKDEAGAQQRGISTVGIRDGSYPPLLREIFDPPALLFYRGKLPASDKPMAAVVGTRRPSSGAAAQAYSLGRELGSAGFPVVSGLALGIDALAHRGNIEGGASTVAVLGSGLDNVYPSSNRGLARRILEAGGCLLSEYPPGTKPMRWNFPARNRIISALARGVVIVEAPERSGALITASFALEQGRDLWVASSGFNSLLGKGTAKLAEDGAKVIGSARDILDEWGFMNEIPADDAQGPALAGDLARSLNIKLC; encoded by the coding sequence ATGGCTAACAGGGGGCTTCTGGATTTTATAATAGGCCGTATTCCCGGCCTCAAGGGGGAAGACGCAAAAAAACTTTCCCTTGAATTTGACTGCGAAAGGGATTTGACATTGCTTTCCCAAAGGGATCTGGAAGCGCGTCTTGGCCATAAATTGGGGCATGCGGCGTGGACTATGGCAGATATTTGCACCATGGCAGGGAAGGATGAAGCTGGCGCGCAGCAGAGGGGAATTTCGACAGTGGGCATAAGGGATGGAAGCTATCCGCCCCTGCTCAGGGAAATCTTCGATCCTCCGGCTCTGCTTTTTTACCGGGGAAAGCTTCCCGCTTCCGACAAGCCCATGGCGGCAGTGGTGGGTACGAGGCGGCCTTCGTCGGGGGCGGCAGCCCAGGCCTATTCCCTTGGCCGTGAATTGGGGAGTGCGGGGTTTCCTGTGGTTTCGGGCCTTGCCCTGGGGATTGACGCCCTGGCTCATAGGGGAAATATTGAAGGTGGGGCTTCGACTGTCGCGGTTCTGGGTTCAGGGCTCGACAATGTGTACCCCTCATCGAACCGGGGGCTTGCAAGGCGCATCCTTGAGGCAGGGGGCTGTCTCTTGAGCGAGTATCCTCCGGGAACCAAACCGATGAGGTGGAATTTTCCTGCCAGAAACCGTATCATTTCAGCTCTTGCCCGGGGAGTTGTGATAGTGGAGGCGCCGGAAAGATCAGGCGCCTTGATTACAGCAAGTTTTGCATTGGAACAGGGAAGGGATCTTTGGGTTGCTTCATCGGGGTTTAATTCCCTTTTGGGAAAGGGGACAGCCAAATTGGCCGAAGATGGGGCAAAGGTGATTGGCTCAGCCCGGGATATTTTGGATGAATGGGGTTTTATGAATGAAATCCCGGCGGATGACGCCCAGGGGCCTGCCCTTGCCGGAGATCTTGCCAGAAGTTTGAACATCAAATTGTGCTAA